Within the Sebastes umbrosus isolate fSebUmb1 chromosome 5, fSebUmb1.pri, whole genome shotgun sequence genome, the region GGACACTGCAGATGGCCGTTGCTCAAagtgtacatatacatatactctatAAATGTGTTTAAGATGATGCACATGACATCATAATATTTCTATTTGATGAGAAAGTGCAGCCATAAAAATAAGGTTtcttgggtttgaatatttcactcagtgtgGCATCTATAGGTTATtatatcttcaataaaaaaaaactgtgtctAACCATAAATCAACTTCAGAGCAagtattatgacattttatgagtCATGGTTTAGTTTCTTCATATGCGGAATACGCTTCcatggacttctaacccccaaaaggcacaactagaccacacctAAGTTTaatagtttctgagttctgctAAAACCATAAATCAACTTAAGAGCAAATATTATGACAACATTTTATGAGTCATGGTTTAGTTTCTTCATATGTGGCTGTAGGTTTCCATTCCTAGAAAACGAAAGTCAAGGTGAAGACAGAACACAAGACTTAATAAACGTGGGAGGTTAACCAGATAAGGAAACTGAAATCACTTGTTGGCCAACGTTGTGCGTCCTGGATATTCATCCAAGTGATTTGATCACTAAGAAGATTGGCCTTGCACTAATAGACGTGTGTCTCCTTTACAAACTAAGAGAGGAAtagctttaataaataaatatataggctATTAAGGATCAGCATGTATTGCTATGGAAAAACTAACATACATTACTAAAGGAAAGCTGGTAGTTTATATCTGGAGCTTCATGGGGTTTAGaaaagggggagggaggggtcaATTGGAATAAGATTATAAAGTGTAGTAGCCCATGTGACCTTTAGGATTTATGTATATTGTAATTACTGTAACatattttcatttctgtttaattaggctactatttttttatttacttgcaTAATAATTTGATGGTATTGCCTACTGCCTATTTGCTGCAGAGACCGAccattttattaatatgtttgttatgaaaacttcaataaaaatagataatacataaaaatgtgttcttCAAGAAGAAACAAACTGTTTCTAACTTTCAATTGGAgtgaaaaaataatcacaaaatttgatgagtcatttttttgtttattcagaTGTGGCTGTAGGTTTACATTCCTGGGAAACGAAAGTCAAGGTGcattaagacaaaacaaaaggcTTTACACGGAAATGCCCCTCCTCTTCGCTTTGCTTCGACTTCAGTGAGAGCATTTAAAGCTGCGTCCTCAACAACATCCCATAATTTACAACAAAGCAGAAGTTGGACATCACTGACTTTATACCAGCGAACCCAAATCCAGCATCAAGAGCAAAAACCAGCCCAATATTTAGAGAACTACTGAGTCGAGGAAACAGCTGAATGATGAGGTGAGTAGCTGCTTCTgcatttcatatcattgttaGAGTAAATAATGTAGGCTTCttacttttctctcttgtttcttgttcttttcctttcttcattCTTCCCTTTCAGCTAGGGCcacatgcattttaaaaattgtattttcgtTCTTATTcttaacaattattataaatcaattgttTTCTGAAAGTTTATTCATGATAGTGCAATAAAGAAGAAAGGCCGGTTTCCATGACAGAGCTCCTTGAATCCTGTCCTGATTCAAAGCAGCAAGGGCCTCCTTCAGCTCTCTTTCTGCCCCAATGAAGTTGGTACCATTGTCTGACCTCAGGTGCTCCACTTGTCCTCTCCTGCTGCTAAAACGCCGCTTCACGATTCTCCATGATAAACAGTCAGACACTTAACAGTTCGCCGCGACAGTCAATGCAACAAACAGTCAGCGCAAAGTCCAAAGTCTGCCTGTTTCGGCAACCAGTGCATTGGATTTCCTCCCTCAtatgtgtgcacacactttaaatggccattaaacaGTGTAGCGCTACCATACCTCCGCGTCGGGCGCTTTGCAGTTCTGCGGTGGTCCGATGCTCCACAGCCGGCTTTAGCATTAGCTCCGTAGCTCCTCCGTCCTACCACCCATGGATGGCTGCATACGTCCTCCAAACGAAGCCGAAATCCACACCGGCAGCTCTCCTCGTCCTCCCGCGTCGCCTCCGTTGAGTTCCAAACGTTACGCAGTTTCAACGAAGTTCCAACTGGAGCTGGTTTTTGACTAAATGTAGGAGCTAAGTCTATTACTTTAGCTACTGAGGTGATTAGCCCTGGACTGACGCGCTTTTCGCTGTTGACGTTACCTTTAGCTGCATGTTGTGCTGAACAAAACCGATCCTCAGGCCGCTCATTGGTTTCGGAATaacaattcatttattcatgatAGTGTAATAAAGAAGAAAGTCCGGTTTCCATAACAACAAGCCAAACAACACAACACGGCAACCAAATCAGcgtcactgcggtcaaaaaccctTTGCCCTTCTGGGCTAAACCCTGACATCAACACAACACTTCCTACCTATATACCCGTGGCTGGGTCAATCAATTAACACAGCGCCACCTAGTGTTCCTAACAGTGAATTACACCACAACCTCAGTATGTGTCAGCATCATTTTTTGGCTCttacagttgttgttgttgttattattatcctATTATCATTAAACCATTTcatccttcctgtcttccttgctttcctctgtctcacaccatttctgtcattttcttccttccttacTCGCCTCCTCCTTCCTTACCTCTTTCAGCCATCTTTTTCTTATCTCTTGCATTATTcccttttgtcttttcttcctcccctccttctttttcttctcctgcctcactctttttcttcctttatttatttattcactgcaTACCTCATTcccctttgtgttttctttcatccTTTGTTCCTTCCTGTCCTCCATGTTTTTATCCTCTCTGTTACTTCTTCTCTTATCCATTCCTTCCCTCATTTCCTTAcccatttccttcctttccatCCACTAATTTTCCTTCCTTTGTCCTCTGTTCCCATTTCAAGTTTTACTTCTTTATGTACTTTGCTTTTCCTTATTATCTTGAAGCCAACTTTTTCTTTCCAGCCGTCTGTTGGTCCATATTCTTTTCCTTCCTATCCTCTCTTCTTTCATGACTCcttccttatttccttcctATCCTCTAATACTCTTTAATCCATTTCCACCCCCCtccattccttccttcctttcttccttatttccttgctgtctattaaatcaaatcacgtttatttgtcacatactgtatacaaccaTACACAGTACAACGTGtagtgaaattattttgttttccagCTCCAGAAGGCAACTAACAAATAGAAAAGGAAATCGTTCCCTCCTTATTTCCTTCCTGTCCATTCAATGCTCCTAACTCCATTTCTATGTTCCTCCCTTCCGCCACATGAGATGAACAATGGTTATCCAAACATAGCACACGTACATTAAGagcatattatattaatataatgatgatgtgttttaatatttgttatttttactctccATCAGTGCTGCTCAGAGTCAAACAACACTGGTGTCCAAACTGGAGGCCCTGCAGTGCCACTTCACCTGGGATCTGGACCCCAGCAGGAACAAACTTTTCCATCTCAGGGACCAGCTGGAGGACATCggcacagaggagggaaactgctgGCTGGGTCACATTTACAACCTGTGGGGGTTCGTTCAATACAAGCTGGGGTTGACTGAAGACGCCCAGAGTTTGTTCAACAAGGCTGCAGAGGCCTTCCGCCAGATGAGAAGTGCAGATGAGGGTCCCTGGTTAGTGGTGAACTACGGGAACCTGGCTTGGCTGAACCACCACCTGGGAGACCAAGCAGAGAGTCAGGCTTACCTGACAAAGATCGACGCCCTGATGAATAAATACCCATCTCCATCCCAGGACGAGCTCCATCCAGAGGTCTACGCTGAAAAAGCCTGGACCCTGATGAAGTACAGCAGAGACAAAAAGCTGGCTGCAGATTACTTCCAGAGAGCCATCAAGATGCAgccggacatggtggagtggaaCACCAGCCACGTCTTAGTGTTAGAGAGAGCTTTTAAAGACAGCAACACGGAGCTGGAGGCTGACATGTTGGAGAAAGTGAGAATCGCCAAGGAACAGGATCCAGAGAACTTGTACCTCGCTGTTTACTACCTTGAGCAATGTGctaagaaaggagagagaattgAAGATGAAGCACGAGAGTTAGCCAGAAAGGTTTTGAGAAATCCCGTCAGCAGCTACAATGGTATGAAATCATTAATAAGTGTTTACAGAAACTATGTTTCTATTGATGAGGCCATTGAATTGGCAGAGGAggctctggaaaaccatccagaTGAGCGTTATCTGAAGAGATGTGCTGCACTCTGTTACAAATGGTGGATCATGCTTTTCAGGGACAGTCGCCCAAAGCAAAGCATGATAGACAGAGCAATCAGTCTCCATGAGGAGGTCATTTCTCTTTACCCTCATTCTTCACTTATGAAGGAAATAGATCTCGCATTTATGTATGCAAAATTCAATCAAAGCCAGACTAAAGCTGAGCAGATGTATCGGCAACTGCTAGAAAGGGATCTGGAACCTCGAGAGAAGCAGGTCCTTTACAACCACTACGCTAAATATTTATTCTTCGATCGAAATGAGGTACGAAGTTCAATACGATATCACATGAAGGCGGCAGCGATACCGCAACAATCCTTCTGTCATGAGAGCAGCATCACAACTCTGCAGAAGATTACAGCCAAAGGCAGGAACCCAATGTGTAGAGAAATAGAGGAGTTTCTGGCAAACCTGCAAAAACCATAGCGTTTGAACATCACTGGTTCTAAATCAAGAACAAAATGTAGGTATTTCATTACCTAAAATAATCTGTACGTACTTATTGATTGAGCTGTATCCTTTAAAGGCAGGTTTCAACAAGTGCCTGCACGTTTTTagacttaagtacatttaatggaagacaaaaactttttttttaaaaactatctAAAAATCTACTTATTTGCTCTGAAAAACTGTCAGCAGTAGTACACTCAATTTGTACTAAACTGGCTGAATCATTCAATAACTCTAGTCCTTTAAATAACATCCACTGTGgacatgttcaaatgttattaCCATAATTCAGTTtcacatgatttattaaaatagattttgatcagtgttgtttttcataacttacatgtaatcactgtgtttattatattcctgttgtgatgattgttttttttccatagcaCTGTATTTTAAATTTATATAAGAACTCCACTATATGTAATTTGAATGTCTGTAAGCTTTGGAGTAGTGAAATATAAAACTCTCTGATAATATTATCGATAATTTGATGTAACCTGAATATTATTGCCAGATGCAACTGATTGTATGTATAAAGTATGTCAAGCTGTGTCTCAGTTGTACACAATAGcctattaatacaaataaatatacattatgtaccCTAAGAAATcttaaagttgttttgttttggtggttATTATACAAGAAATTCATGTAGGCTTCACTATCTTGCAGTACTGTACTACACAGGGCGCTGATGGACGTTAATCAAACTACAACTTTCAACTTGTAAGTCAACATGGATGAACATCGCACACATACAGTTGTATAACTCCAAGGTGACATATGAACAGGCGACAAATGATCAAATACGAGCCTTTGTTTCAAAGTGTTTCCCTGTCAGTGTGAAGTGGTAACCCAACAGTAACCTGGTTACACCAGTAGGTAACAGCAGAGTCATAATGCAGGTGTGTCCAGGTAACTGATGGCTCTTCATACCCgctgctcagtgtgtccacATATAGGctactaaatatataaatgtatataaatataaaataatgcacaTGTCACCTTAATATTTCGCTAGATGGTGCAGTCATAAAGAATATGGCAtcttgggtttgaatatttcactaaGTGTGGCATCATATTCCTCAAGTAGAAATACAACTTTCTAACTTTCAatcaacataacaaaaaacatCATGACAAATTTGATGAgtcatgttttagtttattcAGATGTGGCTGTAGGTTTCCATTCCTGGGAAACGAAAGTCAAGGTGCATTAAGACTGAACACAAGACTCTATGCTCAAATACCCCTCCTCTAGGGCTGGactggccatctggcatacCGGGCGTTTTCCCGGTGGGCCGACGTCTTTTTGGGTCGacgtatgtcttttttttcttttcttttttggcccataaaacaggtaaatcgGCCCATTTATTTTCCTTGATTGACACTGGGCTGGCCCAATCTCTCTGTGCCGGGCGGCcatagggaggaggagagggagggagatgaggGAGGGAGTATAGAGATAAGCATTATGGACTGTCTGGCCAGGGTCGGCGCCAGAGTATTAGGGGCGGACGGGCAATCAGCTTTGACaggggggcattttttttcacctcatatatcctttattaagtgtatctttaacattatcatgtttcatgaaagaaataaactgacagagaggtgtATACATACTGCCACTCATGCACACAGGCGCGCACGCACGTATACACGTGTtgttatgtccacaaaaacaggttataaactaacaccgtgtcctaactggatgcgagcGTCTGACTATCGCGCTGCATCGCGCATCTGACACTCTCTGTCCACTGAATACGTTAaatctgcacttctgttacatcatgaaaacaaaccaggaacatatatcagctgtgagctccagatcagactggagctgaAGACGTAACCACCTCAACGATGGGTTAGTAGTACTTGTTAGCTTCctacatttgtacttttttattttatcagaaaacacgttttatttgtgatatttactggaaataacatacgatatagccaagagcaagtaggttgttatctagtgaccttctccagccagctgccaccttattatggtttctgtagtgaaatgaggaggtactggaggctacagataactcctcaggcaCGCCCTGTCATGTTATgtcctggggtctcatttataaccgttgcgtacgcacaaaacggggcctgaaatgtgcgtacgccacttcccacgcaatagttgtgatctataaaaacaaacttgacgggagaatgtgcgcaccggtacggaaactttgacccgtgcgtacgcacattatggaggcaccgaggcaggggaaactggagacgcagacggtgaggtggtgaattgaagccagactgtagacattaaatgtcattatacgtataatgatgcctctcacacatttaacttctcttcatacttatatccactgcatcataaacatttaaaagcagtgttatttgtgctaTTGAGACATAACTATTCTAcaagcaccttacaaatgtaaaatatatcagccaactcaaatcaaattctgctcaatatctcatcagcgcGGTCTCACCATCACAGTCCCTCCACATCCGAAGCTCAAAGGAGAGGATCGGACTACCGACACtcgcagtcagctgtggagcagctgttgaaatcttcatcatcggttgtagaaatccaagattatatcaaatagcattaaagaatggcagagcagagcgccaatagttttaataatatcttctAATAGTGTGCAGATATCATCAAGTATCATATtcgttttcataaagttgttgtgtaaaatcgctgcagtgatgacatgacttattaatttatttatgttttattagatagggacagatacagtatacatatagacaaaatgaaaacggctatccgatgcaactatcagactgtCTCCAGTGCGCCACCGAGGTGCgccactctgcctcctccagtcacctccacccggcacatcttcaccagtcacctccacccggcacatcttcaccagtatggattgtgtaaattaacaaagtgtgGAAATAAAGCCAGTGACAGCTGTCACACAATCGTTACTCTCCATatcctcattatcattatcagtcctaatcataatACAGGACAAGTTCactataaaaacttaaataataaataaattgtgttcACCTGTTAAACTTCTTTTTTCTAATGATATCCAGCGTGGTGGATTTTACTGATTGTCTTGATCATTTTGGCAAGTTGTGAATTGATGAATTTGTTTGCTGTACAGATATAAACACTGCAGTGACACTGGTGacatgctgcatggtgctggTGGATATACCGGCACTGAGGACTAAATGACGTGTATAACAGAATTAAgagggaacgagtgttcagaGACCTCCTCAACTACAAGCACCTTgatctctgtgtcagaaaaactccttttctcGGTCTTCCTCTCGGTAGTTGCCGTGATTTACCGTAAAGATCAaacaggctcattcacatgcagaaaaATTAATTAGGTGTTTTGCATggaccatttatggttgaatgtgggcgtgtagagggcggaatatgaggcggatccacgtgctcacatttccaggtggagtgtgatttataaagggaacattgcgtGCAGGTATGCGTACGCACGGTTTATAAATCTGATTTCCTTTTTTGACTTTGTACTTGCTCACTTTGTTCCTGTTGTGCTCAtcctgtttttgtatttttgcccTAGTGTGGTATACCTACCTGCCAGCTGCCTCCGCTTCCTGCTGCTCCTACCTGCTCACTCTCCAACCTCATTGCTTCCTCTTGGATCACAGTGGACTGGGATTACCATCTGGAGGAACACTGGAACTCCATTCCCCATGCTCCTCGCTCCCCTTTAAGACTTTCAAGTCTTCATTCCATCCACAACAGACTTGGAGAGACCTGCCCTGTCCACcatttaaatttattattattaataaattatttcttGTTACACCTTTAAAACCTGACTAgtgtgtgctgcttttgggTCCACGATTTGTTTAACCAGAACATAACAGAACGATCTGGCCAAACAAATGGACCCAGCAGACAAAGATGCCATTCAAAAGGCAGTTTCCAACCATGGAAATTTATTAGGACAACACCACCAGTTATTACAAGGACTTATGGATACCCAGCAGGCTTTAGGTAATCAAATCACGCAAATTGGAAAATGTTTGGAAACTACCACTGGCCAATTAATCCCATCCCCCGCTCCACCTCAGCCTCAGGTAATCAGAGAATCACCTGTTGCACCACCTGAAACTTATGCTGGAGATCTGGGAAAGTGCAAAGGATTCCACCTCCAGTGCTCACTGGTGTTTGCCCGACAACCTGTCACCTTCGCATCTGATGAAGCTAAGGTTTCGTATGTTACGGGACTATTAAGAGGAAGAGCATTAGACTGGGCTGAGGCTTTGTTGGGAGGTGGAGGAATCAGTTTATTTACCTACGCCCATTTCATGAATGAACTGAAAAAACTTTTTTGACCACCCTGTTTGTGTTGGAGATGCTGCTAAACGTTTGCTCAATCTGAGACAGAACCAGCGAAGTGTGGCAGATTACTCGGTCGAGTTCCGGATTTTGGCAGCGGAGTCCGGATGGAATGACGAGGCTTTACGAGGAGTTTTTCTACATGGTTTGTCTGAGCAACTTAAAGATGAAATTGCTGTTCGTGATGAGTCTGACTCACTTGACGTTTTGATTAATCTGTCTATCAGGTTAGATAATCGTATTTGGGAGAGACGCCGGGAAAAGAACTACAAGTCCCACACATCCGGGAGTTTCCATGCCGCTCCGTCTCCTC harbors:
- the LOC119488337 gene encoding interferon-induced protein with tetratricopeptide repeats 1-like yields the protein MMSAAQSQTTLVSKLEALQCHFTWDLDPSRNKLFHLRDQLEDIGTEEGNCWLGHIYNLWGFVQYKLGLTEDAQSLFNKAAEAFRQMRSADEGPWLVVNYGNLAWLNHHLGDQAESQAYLTKIDALMNKYPSPSQDELHPEVYAEKAWTLMKYSRDKKLAADYFQRAIKMQPDMVEWNTSHVLVLERAFKDSNTELEADMLEKVRIAKEQDPENLYLAVYYLEQCAKKGERIEDEARELARKVLRNPVSSYNGMKSLISVYRNYVSIDEAIELAEEALENHPDERYLKRCAALCYKWWIMLFRDSRPKQSMIDRAISLHEEVISLYPHSSLMKEIDLAFMYAKFNQSQTKAEQMYRQLLERDLEPREKQVLYNHYAKYLFFDRNEVRSSIRYHMKAAAIPQQSFCHESSITTLQKITAKGRNPMCREIEEFLANLQKP